From the genome of Pelobacter propionicus DSM 2379, one region includes:
- the rodA gene encoding rod shape-determining protein RodA gives MIDRRLFTNIDWTLTALALVICLVGIANIYSASFSYAPVGDPYFIKQFYWLFFGLFVAVAVCCVDYHLLEDFSYWLYGFVLFLLLMVLLFGRTSMGATRWLNLGLFSLQPSEPMKIVVIVTFARFFSRFHADGGMTVRDVLIPLAILAVPAMLIMKQPDLGTATLVILIAFSMAFYVGLRWSTVVTFALVTIPLVWFSWAQLLRPYQKNRVLDFLNPERSRLGSGYHIIQSKIAVGSGGFLGKGYIKGTQSQLRFLPEQHTDFAFSVFAEEWGFIGCLILIALYLCLVLWGLNIARRCNDRFGSLLAMGVTAMLFWHIVINMGMVIGLFPVVGVPLPFFSYGGTSMITSMVGIGILQSISMRRFMF, from the coding sequence ATGATTGACCGCCGATTGTTCACCAACATCGACTGGACCCTGACCGCCCTGGCCCTGGTCATCTGCCTGGTGGGAATAGCCAACATCTACAGCGCCTCATTCTCCTATGCCCCGGTGGGCGATCCCTACTTCATCAAGCAGTTCTACTGGCTCTTCTTCGGCTTGTTCGTGGCCGTGGCGGTCTGCTGCGTGGATTACCACCTGCTGGAGGACTTCTCCTACTGGCTGTACGGTTTCGTTCTGTTTCTGCTGCTGATGGTGCTGCTTTTCGGACGGACCTCCATGGGCGCCACCCGCTGGCTGAACCTGGGGCTCTTCAGTCTCCAGCCGTCTGAACCGATGAAGATTGTTGTCATCGTGACCTTTGCCCGTTTCTTCAGCCGTTTTCACGCCGATGGCGGCATGACGGTGCGGGACGTGCTCATCCCCCTGGCGATACTGGCCGTGCCTGCGATGCTGATCATGAAGCAGCCGGACCTGGGTACCGCAACCCTGGTGATCCTGATCGCCTTCTCCATGGCTTTCTATGTCGGCTTGCGCTGGTCCACGGTGGTTACCTTCGCGCTGGTCACCATACCGCTGGTCTGGTTCTCCTGGGCCCAGTTGCTGCGCCCCTACCAGAAGAACCGGGTGCTGGATTTCCTCAATCCCGAGCGTTCGCGCCTGGGCAGCGGCTACCACATCATCCAGAGCAAGATTGCCGTCGGTTCCGGCGGTTTTCTGGGCAAGGGGTATATCAAGGGAACCCAGTCCCAGCTCCGTTTCCTGCCGGAACAGCACACCGACTTCGCCTTCTCGGTTTTCGCCGAGGAGTGGGGCTTTATCGGCTGTCTGATCCTGATCGCCCTCTACCTTTGCCTGGTGCTGTGGGGGCTGAACATTGCCCGGCGCTGCAACGACCGCTTCGGCAGCCTGCTGGCCATGGGGGTGACCGCCATGCTCTTCTGGCACATCGTCATCAACATGGGCATGGTGATCGGCCTGTTCCCGGTGGTGGGGGTGCCGCTGCCGTTCTTCTCCTACGGCGGGACCTCAATGATCACCTCCATGGTGGGGATCGGCATCCTGCAGAGCATCAGCATGCGCAGGTTCATGTTCTGA
- a CDS encoding (Fe-S)-binding protein, translating into MTAAANTKTTATTTYHDDLEIVRQELDKCMKCGNCMAVCPVYSIDKVESAVTRSKIAVADAVLTGELSLDDPQVYHMVFNCLVCKSCMTNCPTKVNFDRIVLALRAALVRKNGLPWLKKMIFSTLKHPKLFDTGMKVGAAMQGLVFRTDKTKKAISPRSPFASLGEGFGFDADRQMPELTVTPLRDRVPDVIKVDKPALKVSFFTGDSLNYFYPDAGQDLIEVLTANNIEVHIPKDQSCCGVPVLVHGDIDTVRTLARNNIDAFDKTGSDYLITGCGSCGGAWKHDYVELLAADPVYGLKAKHWAERTYDISTFLTKVISFRKPMGEVRSVVTYHDSCHLKKSMKVFAEPREILKSIPGVTFKEMSAPDTCCGSGGSYVVSHYETASGIGKRKAEDINKTGADTVSVGCPACMMQLLDNINRFGNAQKTRHYISLLAESYRKEKGK; encoded by the coding sequence ATGACCGCAGCAGCGAATACGAAAACCACAGCAACCACGACATACCACGACGACCTGGAGATCGTCAGGCAGGAACTGGACAAGTGCATGAAATGCGGCAACTGCATGGCGGTCTGCCCGGTGTATTCCATCGACAAGGTGGAATCGGCGGTCACCCGTTCCAAGATAGCGGTTGCCGACGCGGTGCTGACGGGTGAGCTCTCCCTGGACGACCCACAAGTCTATCATATGGTCTTCAACTGTCTGGTCTGCAAGTCCTGCATGACCAACTGCCCCACCAAGGTCAACTTCGACCGCATCGTCCTGGCGCTCAGGGCTGCCCTGGTGAGGAAGAACGGACTCCCCTGGCTGAAGAAGATGATCTTCTCCACCTTGAAGCATCCCAAGCTGTTCGATACCGGCATGAAGGTGGGCGCCGCCATGCAGGGGCTGGTCTTCCGCACCGACAAGACCAAGAAGGCGATCTCCCCCCGCTCACCCTTTGCCTCCCTGGGCGAGGGGTTCGGCTTCGACGCCGACCGGCAGATGCCGGAACTGACCGTCACCCCCCTGCGGGACCGGGTACCGGACGTGATCAAGGTGGACAAGCCGGCGCTCAAGGTCTCCTTCTTCACCGGCGATTCCCTCAACTACTTCTATCCCGATGCCGGCCAGGACCTGATCGAGGTACTGACCGCGAACAACATCGAGGTGCACATACCCAAGGATCAGTCCTGCTGCGGCGTGCCGGTTCTGGTGCACGGCGATATCGACACGGTACGCACCCTGGCCAGGAACAACATCGACGCCTTCGATAAGACCGGCAGCGACTACCTGATCACCGGCTGCGGTTCCTGCGGCGGCGCCTGGAAGCACGACTACGTGGAACTCCTGGCCGCCGACCCGGTCTACGGACTAAAGGCCAAGCACTGGGCCGAACGCACCTACGACATTTCCACCTTCCTCACCAAGGTGATCAGCTTCCGCAAACCCATGGGTGAGGTAAGATCGGTGGTGACCTACCACGACTCGTGCCACCTGAAGAAGTCCATGAAGGTCTTCGCCGAGCCGCGCGAGATCCTGAAGAGCATCCCCGGCGTCACCTTCAAGGAGATGTCGGCCCCGGACACCTGCTGCGGCAGCGGCGGCTCCTACGTGGTATCCCACTACGAGACCGCCTCCGGCATCGGCAAACGCAAGGCCGAGGATATCAACAAGACCGGCGCCGACACCGTATCGGTCGGCTGTCCCGCCTGCATGATGCAGCTCCTGGACAACATCAACCGCTTCGGCAACGCCCAGAAGACCCGGCACTACATCTCGCTCCTGGCCGAGTCGTACCGCAAGGAAAAGGGGAAATAG
- the gmhB gene encoding D-glycero-beta-D-manno-heptose 1,7-bisphosphate 7-phosphatase: MRRAVFLDRDGTINQEREYLHRVEDFCFIADVPWAISLLNRAGFLVVVVTNQSGVARGYYAEKDVEALHRHIAAQLTAAGARVDFWLYCPHHPDGRGAYAVSCSCRKPLPGMLLEAADRLDIDLASSFMIGDKLSDVEAGRAAGCSPILVRSGYGADEESRLPPGVAVYDDLLAAAISLAAMCDGV; the protein is encoded by the coding sequence ATGCGGCGGGCGGTCTTTCTGGACAGGGACGGTACCATCAATCAGGAGCGGGAGTATCTCCACCGCGTCGAGGATTTTTGCTTCATCGCCGACGTGCCCTGGGCCATCAGCCTGCTGAACCGGGCGGGATTCCTGGTGGTGGTGGTCACCAACCAGTCCGGCGTGGCGCGCGGCTACTACGCTGAAAAGGATGTGGAGGCGCTGCATCGCCACATCGCGGCCCAGTTAACAGCCGCCGGGGCACGGGTCGACTTCTGGCTGTACTGTCCCCATCATCCGGACGGCAGGGGGGCTTACGCCGTCTCCTGCTCCTGCCGCAAGCCGCTTCCCGGTATGCTGCTGGAGGCGGCGGACAGGCTGGACATCGACCTGGCCTCGTCGTTCATGATCGGCGACAAGCTGAGCGACGTAGAGGCCGGCCGCGCGGCCGGATGCAGTCCCATTCTGGTGCGCAGCGGATACGGCGCCGATGAGGAGTCCCGCCTCCCCCCCGGCGTTGCCGTGTACGATGACCTGCTGGCCGCGGCGATATCCCTTGCCGCCATGTGCGATGGTGTTTGA
- the sppA gene encoding signal peptide peptidase SppA, translating into MSKKMLMIISAVVIVLGGLFVVSMLIARVLLGDADVKIAGNRGVGLVEVRGMILDSRETVRQLRYFLKQDEIRAVVLRVDSPGGVVAPSQEICEEVRKFAARKKIIVSMGSLAASGGYYVSAPATLIYANPGTLTASIGVILKLSNIETLMDRIGIKSHTLKTGKYKDSGSPLRKLSEDDRAMLQSVIDSTHEQFVRAVASGRKLPVQQVRRIADGRILSGEQALALKLVDRLGTLQDAIEEAGRLSGIEGEPEVVLPPRKKVNYWDLLADGTEGALEKALGRASGGMLLMYGRE; encoded by the coding sequence ATGTCAAAAAAAATGCTGATGATCATCTCCGCGGTTGTCATCGTCCTGGGGGGGCTCTTCGTTGTTTCGATGCTGATCGCCAGGGTTCTCTTGGGTGATGCCGATGTGAAGATCGCCGGGAACCGGGGGGTAGGGCTGGTGGAAGTCAGAGGGATGATTCTCGACTCCCGGGAAACCGTCAGGCAGTTGCGCTATTTCCTCAAGCAGGACGAGATCAGGGCGGTGGTGCTGCGGGTTGACTCGCCTGGCGGCGTGGTGGCCCCCTCCCAGGAGATATGTGAAGAAGTCAGGAAGTTCGCGGCCCGGAAGAAGATTATCGTTTCCATGGGGAGCCTGGCCGCCTCGGGCGGCTACTACGTCTCTGCCCCGGCCACGCTGATCTATGCCAACCCCGGCACCCTCACGGCCAGTATCGGGGTGATCCTGAAACTCTCCAACATCGAGACGCTGATGGACAGGATCGGCATCAAGTCCCACACCCTGAAGACCGGCAAGTACAAGGACTCCGGTTCTCCGCTGCGCAAGCTGTCTGAAGATGACCGGGCCATGCTGCAGTCCGTGATCGACAGCACGCATGAACAGTTTGTCCGGGCGGTGGCCAGCGGCCGCAAGCTGCCTGTCCAGCAGGTGCGCAGGATCGCCGACGGCCGCATCCTCTCCGGCGAACAGGCTCTGGCCCTGAAACTGGTGGACCGCCTGGGAACGTTGCAGGATGCCATCGAGGAGGCAGGGAGGCTGTCCGGCATTGAGGGTGAGCCGGAGGTGGTGCTTCCCCCCCGGAAGAAGGTGAACTACTGGGATCTGCTGGCCGATGGGACCGAAGGGGCGCTGGAGAAGGCCCTGGGAAGGGCCAGCGGGGGCATGCTGCTGATGTACGGGAGGGAGTGA
- the rfbA gene encoding glucose-1-phosphate thymidylyltransferase RfbA — translation MSRGITKGIVLAGGAGSRLYPLTLVSSKQLQPVYDKPLIYYPLATLMAAGVRDILLISTPHDIPRFHALLGDGSRWGVSLSYMVQPEPKGIAQAFLLGEEFIADQPVALILGDNIFYGRMHLDRIMAEFQWGARIFGYQVHDPERYGVVEFDCAGTVLSIEEKPQNPKSSYAVPGLYLYDNQVVSIAKAMKPSARGELEITDVNLEYLRRGQLTVERLGRGIAWLDTGTHKSLLEASNFIETIESRQGLKIACLEEIALRLGFIGLTQMRKLIRETPVSSYGDYLRRVCEEAERCAIAS, via the coding sequence ATGTCCCGTGGAATCACCAAGGGAATCGTGCTGGCAGGTGGAGCGGGAAGCCGTCTCTACCCCTTGACGCTGGTGTCCAGCAAACAACTCCAGCCGGTGTACGACAAGCCGCTGATCTACTACCCTCTGGCGACCCTCATGGCCGCTGGTGTCCGCGATATCCTGCTTATATCCACTCCCCACGATATCCCCCGCTTTCATGCGCTCTTGGGTGATGGCTCGCGCTGGGGGGTCTCCCTCTCCTACATGGTTCAGCCGGAACCGAAGGGGATCGCCCAAGCGTTTTTGCTCGGAGAGGAGTTCATCGCAGATCAGCCGGTTGCCCTGATCCTGGGGGACAACATCTTCTACGGCAGGATGCATCTGGACCGCATTATGGCCGAGTTTCAGTGGGGGGCGCGCATCTTCGGCTACCAGGTTCATGATCCCGAACGCTACGGCGTGGTGGAATTCGACTGCGCCGGCACGGTGCTCTCCATCGAGGAAAAACCGCAGAACCCAAAATCCAGCTACGCCGTGCCGGGGCTGTATCTGTATGACAACCAGGTGGTGTCCATCGCCAAGGCCATGAAACCTTCCGCCCGGGGAGAACTGGAAATCACCGACGTCAACCTGGAGTACCTACGCCGTGGCCAGTTGACCGTGGAGCGCCTGGGGCGGGGCATCGCCTGGCTGGACACCGGTACCCACAAGAGCCTGCTGGAGGCCAGCAATTTCATCGAAACCATCGAATCGCGCCAGGGGCTGAAGATCGCCTGCCTGGAGGAGATCGCCCTCAGGCTCGGCTTTATCGGCCTGACACAGATGCGGAAGCTGATCAGGGAGACTCCCGTCTCATCCTATGGCGACTACCTCCGGCGGGTCTGCGAAGAGGCGGAGCGCTGTGCGATCGCTTCCTGA
- a CDS encoding 3-deoxy-7-phosphoheptulonate synthase has translation MIKTNNLNVSAITPIIAPAELRQVFPLSAKDRDFVSRSRGQIKDILQRNDRRLMVVVGPCSIHDTEAAKEYARRLADLSRRVSDQLLLVMRVYFEKPRTTIGWKGLINDPDMNHTHLISKGLGIARGLLGWITALEVPVANEMLDPITPEYVADMISWGAIGARTTESQTHREMASGLSFPVGFKNGTDGNLQIAMDAMKAAQHPHSFLGINREGRTSIIQTTGNPDVHIVLRGGSRKSNYHAEDIRLVEECLEKNQLFPTIMVDCSHGNSNKDYQRQALVLDDIVQQVVDGNNSISGVMLESFLSAGNQKIPTDTSQLKYGVSITDACIDWETTERILLDAHAKLKERR, from the coding sequence ATGATCAAAACCAACAACCTGAATGTCTCCGCAATCACCCCCATCATCGCCCCGGCCGAACTGCGCCAGGTCTTCCCTCTTTCGGCAAAGGACAGGGATTTCGTCAGCAGGAGCCGCGGCCAGATCAAGGATATCCTTCAGCGTAACGACCGGCGCCTGATGGTGGTTGTGGGCCCCTGTTCGATCCACGATACCGAGGCAGCCAAGGAGTATGCCAGGCGACTGGCCGACCTCTCCCGGCGGGTGAGCGACCAGTTGCTGCTGGTCATGCGGGTCTACTTCGAAAAGCCGCGCACCACCATTGGTTGGAAAGGGCTGATCAACGACCCGGACATGAACCACACCCACCTGATTTCCAAGGGGCTGGGCATTGCCCGCGGCCTTTTGGGCTGGATAACCGCCCTGGAGGTGCCGGTGGCCAACGAGATGCTCGACCCGATCACGCCCGAGTACGTTGCCGACATGATCAGCTGGGGCGCCATCGGAGCCCGCACCACCGAATCCCAGACCCATCGCGAGATGGCCAGCGGCCTCTCCTTTCCGGTGGGGTTCAAGAACGGAACCGACGGCAACCTGCAGATCGCCATGGACGCCATGAAGGCAGCCCAGCACCCCCACAGCTTCCTTGGCATCAACCGCGAGGGGCGCACCTCCATCATCCAGACCACCGGAAACCCGGATGTGCACATCGTCCTGCGCGGCGGTAGCCGCAAATCCAACTACCATGCCGAAGACATCAGACTCGTGGAGGAGTGCCTGGAGAAAAACCAGCTCTTCCCCACCATCATGGTGGACTGCAGCCACGGCAACTCCAACAAGGATTACCAGAGGCAGGCCTTGGTGCTGGATGACATCGTCCAGCAGGTCGTGGACGGCAACAACTCCATCTCGGGGGTCATGCTGGAGAGCTTCCTCTCAGCCGGCAACCAGAAGATACCGACGGACACCAGCCAGCTCAAGTACGGCGTTTCCATCACCGACGCCTGCATCGACTGGGAGACCACCGAGCGCATCCTCTTGGACGCCCATGCCAAACTGAAAGAGAGACGGTGA
- the mreD gene encoding rod shape-determining protein MreD — MNHRGALILFFSTLTAIVLQSSLLPLYLVEMFKPDLLLIIMVVLALRVSYGTGMPLAWLLGMVKDVFSGLYLGLNGFSFLIIFLLIKSVADRLYTESGLLFVMTVSGATLVCMLVNLLLLVMLTDSPNLLYTMASGLFPHLLVNAFAASLVALLPLFSSEEEVA, encoded by the coding sequence ATGAATCATCGCGGCGCCCTGATTCTCTTCTTCTCCACCCTGACGGCCATCGTGCTTCAGTCCTCCCTGCTGCCGCTGTATCTGGTGGAAATGTTCAAGCCCGACCTGCTGCTGATCATCATGGTGGTGCTGGCCCTGCGCGTCTCTTATGGCACCGGCATGCCCCTGGCCTGGCTGCTGGGGATGGTCAAGGATGTGTTCAGCGGCCTCTACTTGGGGCTGAACGGTTTTTCCTTCCTGATCATCTTCCTCTTGATCAAGAGTGTGGCCGACCGCCTCTATACGGAGAGCGGCCTGCTGTTCGTGATGACGGTCAGCGGAGCGACCCTGGTCTGCATGCTCGTCAACCTCCTGCTGCTGGTGATGCTCACCGATTCCCCCAATCTGCTCTACACCATGGCCTCCGGGCTCTTTCCCCACCTGCTGGTCAACGCCTTCGCGGCTTCGCTGGTTGCCCTGCTCCCCCTGTTCTCATCGGAAGAGGAAGTTGCATGA
- a CDS encoding L-fuculose-phosphate aldolase — protein sequence MLLQNEREEIVRFGRKMVSARLTSGTGGNLSVIDRDAGLVAISPSGMEYDETEPADVPVLDLDGVAVTGERKPSSEFGFHLALYHARPDIGAVVHTHSVYATTMACLGWEIPAVHYLVAFSGHKVPLAPYATFGSRELADSVAGSIGEHNALLLANHGLVAVGPNLATAFAVAEEIELVAQIYYQAKCIGEPVMVPQDEMERVIGKFAVYGQRGTTGSGAGGVNKFDAAGQNREEVH from the coding sequence GTGCTACTGCAGAATGAGCGTGAGGAGATCGTCCGTTTCGGCCGCAAAATGGTCAGTGCCCGGCTTACCTCGGGGACTGGCGGCAACCTGAGCGTCATCGACCGGGACGCTGGGCTGGTGGCCATCAGTCCCAGCGGGATGGAATACGACGAGACCGAGCCCGCGGATGTTCCGGTGCTGGACCTGGACGGCGTTGCCGTAACCGGGGAACGCAAACCGTCCAGTGAGTTCGGCTTTCACCTGGCGCTCTACCATGCCCGCCCCGACATCGGAGCCGTGGTGCACACCCATTCGGTCTACGCCACCACCATGGCCTGTCTGGGCTGGGAGATCCCGGCCGTGCACTATCTGGTGGCCTTCTCGGGACACAAGGTGCCCCTTGCCCCCTATGCCACCTTTGGCAGCCGGGAGCTGGCCGACAGCGTTGCCGGTTCCATCGGTGAGCACAATGCCCTGCTGCTGGCCAACCACGGCCTGGTGGCCGTGGGTCCCAACCTGGCCACCGCCTTTGCCGTTGCCGAGGAGATCGAGCTGGTGGCACAGATCTACTACCAAGCCAAGTGCATCGGCGAACCGGTCATGGTTCCCCAGGACGAGATGGAGCGGGTGATCGGCAAGTTCGCCGTGTACGGCCAGAGGGGGACAACCGGTTCGGGTGCTGGGGGTGTAAATAAATTCGACGCGGCTGGGCAAAACCGGGAAGAGGTGCACTGA
- a CDS encoding PEP-CTERM sorting domain-containing protein, with protein MKSMVRALFLVGTLLLSLAASAGAYTYPVAMNDTVYIGNGPGLYSGGEFYVYNSASRTTSLFSTFCLERNEYINYESAFRVAEISDSAQRGGANITQPPYGDQLDQKTKWLYWNFVQGTLDDKVPDFTYGTAASNEALQLLIWITEDEGVPVLYGGEHNDLINKLSNAYSSDDVIGDVKALNLMDSNGGYAQSLLVAAVPEPGTMVLLGMGMLGLAVFGKRRINR; from the coding sequence ATGAAAAGCATGGTGAGGGCACTATTTCTGGTCGGTACACTGCTACTTTCCCTCGCAGCCAGCGCGGGGGCCTATACCTATCCTGTCGCGATGAATGACACCGTGTATATCGGCAATGGCCCGGGACTATACAGCGGAGGTGAATTCTACGTCTACAACAGTGCAAGTCGAACCACATCGTTATTCAGCACGTTCTGCCTTGAACGCAACGAATACATTAACTACGAAAGCGCATTCAGAGTAGCTGAAATAAGTGATTCAGCACAACGGGGCGGAGCCAACATAACCCAGCCACCTTATGGGGACCAACTGGATCAGAAGACAAAATGGTTATATTGGAACTTCGTGCAGGGCACGCTCGACGACAAAGTGCCAGACTTCACCTATGGCACGGCAGCATCCAATGAGGCCCTGCAACTGCTTATCTGGATAACCGAGGATGAAGGGGTTCCCGTTTTATACGGAGGCGAACACAACGATCTGATTAACAAGCTTTCGAACGCCTATTCCTCAGATGACGTCATCGGTGACGTCAAGGCATTAAATCTTATGGATTCGAATGGCGGCTATGCCCAAAGCCTGCTGGTGGCAGCCGTTCCCGAACCGGGAACCATGGTTCTGCTGGGCATGGGCATGCTGGGGCTGGCGGTATTCGGAAAACGGCGCATAAACCGCTAG
- the mreC gene encoding rod shape-determining protein MreC codes for MDNLKKYGLIAVICFALLTALILFSLNIPRNREANVLERCVLTLVSPVMWPVTAMGRFCSDGWNDYVNLVDVQQENQRLISQIKELNTHIVLQNEAVLENRRLARLLAMKEALQAPTLTASVVGEDLSTWFRTLIIDRGSNSGLREGMAVVAADGVVGQIIKVAPESSRVLLLTDHSSGIAATIQRSRARGVVKGKGEGLCTLEFTTREEDVKVGDQVVASGIGGVFMKGLPIGEVTMVKRGEYGIFQTVTIRPAVNSDHLEEVLVIQRGGL; via the coding sequence ATGGACAACCTGAAAAAGTACGGTCTGATCGCGGTGATCTGTTTCGCGCTTCTCACTGCCCTGATCCTGTTTTCGTTGAATATCCCCCGCAACCGGGAGGCCAACGTCCTGGAACGCTGCGTTTTGACCCTTGTATCGCCGGTGATGTGGCCGGTAACCGCAATGGGCCGTTTCTGCTCTGACGGGTGGAATGACTATGTCAACCTGGTGGATGTACAGCAGGAAAACCAGAGACTGATCAGTCAGATTAAGGAACTGAACACGCACATCGTGCTCCAGAACGAGGCGGTGCTGGAAAACCGGCGCCTAGCCCGTCTGCTGGCCATGAAGGAGGCGCTGCAGGCGCCCACCCTGACCGCCTCGGTAGTGGGGGAGGATCTCTCCACCTGGTTCCGTACCCTGATCATTGACCGCGGCAGCAACAGCGGCCTGCGGGAGGGAATGGCGGTGGTGGCGGCGGACGGCGTTGTCGGGCAGATCATCAAGGTCGCCCCGGAGAGTTCGCGTGTTCTGCTGCTGACCGATCACAGCAGCGGTATTGCCGCCACCATCCAGCGCTCCCGCGCCAGGGGGGTGGTCAAAGGGAAGGGTGAGGGGCTCTGCACCCTGGAATTCACCACCCGCGAAGAGGATGTGAAGGTGGGCGACCAGGTGGTGGCCTCGGGTATCGGCGGTGTCTTCATGAAGGGACTGCCCATCGGAGAGGTGACCATGGTCAAGCGGGGCGAGTATGGCATCTTCCAGACCGTGACCATCCGCCCGGCGGTCAACAGCGACCATCTGGAAGAGGTCCTGGTGATTCAGCGGGGGGGGCTATGA
- the mrdA gene encoding penicillin-binding protein 2, producing the protein MKEKRFVREFMEMKQRTVLLSFMVAAIFFLLLLRLWHLQILNADDYRSKSEDNRLRFVPIAASRGAIMDRNATVLVSNQPSFSLAVVPQEVKDKEALLDQLVSLLGVDREELAERWKKGQGRARYYPIVLAANITRDQVEIIEENHLRLPGVEIEVKPVRQYASGMLASHLMGYIGEVSEDELSRKGNEAYNPGDYIGKNGIERAWEAVLHGRDGGRQLEVDARGRVLRTISETQPLVGNSVVLTIDARIQQGAESAFGEQAGAAVAMDVNSGEILAFVSNPGFDPALFSGKMPPDVWKQYLEDKRRPLENKALSGQYPPGSTFKIITALAGLENNLVDENSSVSCSGAYRMGTSTFKCWNRHGHGSVNLKKSLRESCDVYYYHLGERLGVDRIAATARQFMLGSPMGIGLKHEKGGLIPSIAWKQKRFGKAWIRGETPSVSIGQGYVLMTPIQLASMIATVANEGTIYRPQLVKRIVDADGRTLREFGPERIGTTGISARSFRLVKQGLFAVVNERGGTGGAARVGYVTVAGKTGTSQVVKLRDSRGGIPYQYRDHALFVAFAPFEKPEIAVAVVIEHGEHGGSAAAPIAGRIIRTWYETKHPPKPVARPVAEKETEAEEETDEAPATEQQPHPDGEERND; encoded by the coding sequence ATGAAAGAGAAACGTTTCGTCCGTGAATTCATGGAGATGAAGCAACGCACCGTTCTGCTCTCCTTCATGGTTGCCGCCATCTTCTTCCTGCTGCTGCTGCGCCTCTGGCACCTGCAGATATTGAACGCCGATGACTACCGCAGCAAGTCCGAGGACAACCGGTTGCGCTTCGTGCCCATTGCCGCCTCCCGGGGCGCGATCATGGACCGCAACGCTACGGTGCTGGTCAGCAACCAGCCCTCCTTCAGCCTGGCGGTCGTCCCCCAGGAGGTGAAGGACAAGGAGGCCCTGCTGGACCAGCTGGTCTCGCTTTTGGGGGTCGACCGGGAGGAGCTTGCCGAGCGCTGGAAGAAGGGGCAGGGGAGGGCCAGATACTACCCGATCGTGCTGGCCGCCAACATCACCCGCGACCAGGTGGAGATCATCGAGGAGAACCATCTGCGTCTGCCGGGGGTGGAGATCGAGGTCAAGCCGGTGCGGCAGTATGCCAGCGGAATGCTGGCTTCGCACCTGATGGGCTACATCGGCGAGGTTTCCGAGGACGAACTTTCCCGGAAGGGGAACGAGGCATACAACCCCGGCGACTACATCGGCAAGAACGGTATAGAACGGGCCTGGGAGGCGGTGCTGCACGGCCGTGACGGCGGCCGGCAGCTTGAGGTGGATGCCCGCGGACGGGTCCTGCGGACCATCTCCGAGACTCAGCCCCTGGTGGGCAACAGCGTGGTGCTGACCATCGACGCCAGGATCCAGCAGGGGGCCGAGAGCGCCTTCGGTGAACAGGCGGGCGCAGCGGTGGCCATGGATGTGAACAGCGGCGAGATCCTGGCCTTTGTCAGCAATCCGGGCTTTGATCCCGCCCTGTTCAGCGGCAAGATGCCGCCGGATGTCTGGAAACAGTACCTGGAGGACAAGCGCCGTCCCCTGGAGAACAAGGCCCTGAGCGGCCAGTATCCCCCCGGCTCCACCTTCAAGATCATCACCGCCCTGGCCGGCCTGGAGAACAATCTGGTCGATGAAAACAGCAGCGTCAGCTGCTCCGGCGCCTACAGGATGGGGACCTCCACCTTCAAATGCTGGAACAGGCACGGCCACGGAAGCGTTAACCTGAAAAAGTCCCTGCGTGAGTCGTGCGACGTCTATTACTACCATCTGGGAGAACGGCTGGGGGTGGACCGCATCGCCGCCACGGCCAGGCAATTCATGCTCGGCTCGCCCATGGGCATCGGCCTGAAGCACGAAAAAGGGGGGCTGATCCCCAGCATCGCCTGGAAGCAGAAGCGCTTCGGGAAAGCGTGGATCCGCGGTGAAACCCCCTCGGTGTCCATCGGCCAGGGGTATGTGCTGATGACGCCTATTCAGCTGGCCTCCATGATCGCCACTGTGGCTAACGAGGGGACGATCTACCGTCCCCAACTGGTGAAACGGATCGTCGATGCCGATGGCAGGACGCTCAGGGAGTTCGGGCCGGAACGCATCGGAACCACCGGCATATCGGCGCGCAGCTTCCGCTTGGTGAAACAGGGGCTCTTCGCCGTGGTGAACGAGCGGGGCGGTACCGGCGGCGCGGCGCGTGTCGGCTATGTGACGGTGGCCGGAAAGACCGGTACCTCCCAGGTCGTAAAGCTGCGCGACAGCCGGGGAGGAATCCCCTACCAGTATCGGGATCATGCCCTGTTCGTGGCCTTTGCCCCCTTTGAGAAGCCGGAAATCGCCGTGGCGGTGGTCATCGAACATGGCGAGCACGGCGGTTCCGCCGCCGCGCCCATCGCCGGGCGCATCATACGGACCTGGTACGAGACAAAGCATCCCCCCAAACCGGTGGCCCGCCCTGTGGCTGAGAAAGAAACGGAGGCCGAAGAGGAGACGGACGAGGCTCCGGCGACGGAACAGCAGCCACACCCGGATGGGGAGGAACGCAATGATTGA